Proteins from one Bufo gargarizans isolate SCDJY-AF-19 chromosome 8, ASM1485885v1, whole genome shotgun sequence genomic window:
- the RPRM gene encoding protein reprimo: MNQTDAVVLLTNSSNMLGNLLGCCTQASVVTDDGFPEPAVDEKNLFVMRVVQIAVMCVLSLTVVFGIFFLGCNLLIKSEGMINFLVKERRPSKEVEAVIVGPY, from the coding sequence ATGAATCAGACAGATGCTGTGGTTTTACTCACCAACAGTAGCAACATGTTGGGTAACCTACTGGGATGTTGCACCCAAGCGTCAGTGGTAACAGACGATGGCTTTCCGGAACCAGCTGTGGACGAAAAGAATCTTTTTGTTATGAGGGTGGTGCAGATCGCAGTCATGTGTGTTCTGTCCCTCACCGTGGTCTTTGGAATCTTCTTTTTAGGATGCAATCTTCTCATCAAGTCCGAAGGGATGATAAACTTTTTGGTCAAAGAGCGAAGACCATCCAAAGAAGTTGAAGCAGTAATTGTGGGTCCTTACTGA